A section of the Pan paniscus chromosome 7, NHGRI_mPanPan1-v2.0_pri, whole genome shotgun sequence genome encodes:
- the GOLGA7 gene encoding golgin subfamily A member 7 isoform X2 has translation MRPQQAPVSGKVFIQRDYSSGTRCQFQTKFPAELENRIDRQQFEETVRTLNNLYAEAEKLGGQSYLEGCLACLTAYTIFLCMETHYEKVLKKVSKYIQEQNEKIYAPQGLLLTDPIERGLRVFRLKLPFMKTEA, from the exons ATGAGGCCGCAGCAGGCGCCGGTGTCCGGAAAGGTGTTCATTCAGCGAGACTACAGCAGTGGCACACGCTGCCAGTTCCAGACCAAGTTCCCTGCGGAGCTGGAGAACCGG ATTGATAGGCAGCAGTTTGAAGAAACAGTTCGAACTCTAAATAACCTTTATGCAGAAGCAGAGAAGCTCGGCGGCCAGTCATATCTCGAAGGTTGTTTGGCTTGTTTAACAGCATATACCATCTTCCTATGCATGGAAACTCATTATGAGAAG GTTCTGAAGAAAGTCTCCAAATACATTCAAGAGCAGAATGAGAAGATCTATGCTCCACAAGGCCTCCTCCTGACAGACCCTATTGAGCGAGGACTGCGAGTT TTTAGATTGAAATTACCATTTATGAAGACAGAGGCATGA
- the GOLGA7 gene encoding golgin subfamily A member 7 isoform X1, with protein MRPQQAPVSGKVFIQRDYSSGTRCQFQTKFPAELENRIDRQQFEETVRTLNNLYAEAEKLGGQSYLEGCLACLTAYTIFLCMETHYEKVLKKVSKYIQEQNEKIYAPQGLLLTDPIERGLRVIEITIYEDRGMSSGR; from the exons ATGAGGCCGCAGCAGGCGCCGGTGTCCGGAAAGGTGTTCATTCAGCGAGACTACAGCAGTGGCACACGCTGCCAGTTCCAGACCAAGTTCCCTGCGGAGCTGGAGAACCGG ATTGATAGGCAGCAGTTTGAAGAAACAGTTCGAACTCTAAATAACCTTTATGCAGAAGCAGAGAAGCTCGGCGGCCAGTCATATCTCGAAGGTTGTTTGGCTTGTTTAACAGCATATACCATCTTCCTATGCATGGAAACTCATTATGAGAAG GTTCTGAAGAAAGTCTCCAAATACATTCAAGAGCAGAATGAGAAGATCTATGCTCCACAAGGCCTCCTCCTGACAGACCCTATTGAGCGAGGACTGCGAGTT ATTGAAATTACCATTTATGAAGACAGAGGCATGAGCAGTGGAAGATAA